One region of Flavobacterium sp. KACC 22763 genomic DNA includes:
- a CDS encoding mechanosensitive ion channel family protein, with amino-acid sequence MKIKVLRLLALFFVLFSFSVIAQKNNLKSAGKDSITVKLKGYPVKPFNDTLFFIYHNVGSFSAKERAQYITDKIKRLYNESFFEKDSIKVIPSDVSMDIVYQSDLVIMSVLEADAKAENTTIKVIANRNLDKIKSAILYQNENYSQLPKRIGYTALLVLIIGIVLFLTSRIFNFIKKYIVKNRAKYFKGVSYNSIKILSPEKQLVLLLRIFGVIKIITLILIVYLSLPVLFSIFPATKDYTTTLLRWILTPAKSAFMGFVGFLPSLFTIIVIIVIFKYSIKIIKFFFYEIKSENIKISGFYSDWALPTFNIIRLLMYAFMLVIIFPYLPGSDSPIFKGVSVFVGVLFSLGSSNAIANMVAGLVITYMRPFKIGDFIKIGDVSGEVIEKTALVTRIRTPKFEDITIPNATVLSSTSTNYSANTNQSTNGLLIHTTVTIGYDVPWKDIHAALIDAAGKTEMTEKEPKPFVLQTSLDDFYVSYQINVYTKEPTKQPRIYSSLHQNIQDSFNAAGIEIMSPHYSALRDGNTTTIPPNYLKEDYEAPFFNIKNKG; translated from the coding sequence ATGAAAATAAAAGTACTTAGGTTATTAGCTCTCTTTTTTGTCTTGTTTTCTTTTTCTGTAATTGCCCAGAAAAATAATCTGAAAAGCGCTGGAAAAGATTCTATAACAGTAAAACTAAAAGGTTATCCTGTAAAGCCTTTTAACGATACACTTTTTTTTATTTATCATAATGTTGGATCCTTTTCTGCAAAAGAAAGGGCACAATACATTACAGATAAGATTAAAAGGTTGTACAATGAGTCTTTTTTTGAAAAAGACTCTATAAAAGTTATTCCTTCTGATGTTTCTATGGATATTGTGTATCAAAGCGATTTGGTAATAATGTCTGTTTTAGAAGCTGATGCAAAAGCAGAAAATACTACGATAAAGGTTATTGCCAATCGCAATCTGGATAAAATTAAAAGCGCAATACTTTATCAGAATGAAAATTATTCACAATTGCCAAAACGAATTGGCTATACAGCGCTATTGGTTCTTATAATTGGTATAGTTTTATTTTTGACCTCTAGGATATTTAATTTTATTAAAAAATATATTGTAAAAAATAGAGCAAAGTATTTTAAAGGAGTAAGCTATAATTCCATTAAAATATTATCTCCAGAGAAACAACTGGTTTTATTACTTCGAATCTTTGGTGTTATAAAAATAATAACGCTTATTTTAATAGTCTATCTTTCGCTTCCTGTTTTATTTAGCATTTTTCCAGCAACAAAAGACTATACTACAACATTACTCAGATGGATCTTAACACCTGCAAAATCTGCCTTTATGGGATTTGTTGGTTTTCTTCCTAGCTTATTTACTATAATTGTAATCATCGTTATTTTTAAATATTCGATCAAAATAATTAAGTTTTTCTTTTATGAAATAAAATCAGAGAATATTAAGATTAGTGGTTTTTATAGCGATTGGGCATTGCCGACATTCAACATTATTCGTCTTTTGATGTATGCTTTTATGCTGGTGATTATTTTTCCGTACTTGCCAGGTTCAGATTCTCCAATTTTTAAAGGAGTTTCAGTATTTGTAGGGGTTTTATTTTCGCTTGGTTCTTCTAATGCGATTGCCAATATGGTAGCAGGTTTGGTTATTACCTATATGCGTCCGTTTAAGATTGGAGATTTTATAAAAATTGGTGATGTAAGTGGGGAAGTGATAGAAAAAACGGCTTTGGTTACCCGAATCAGGACACCAAAATTTGAAGACATTACAATTCCAAATGCGACCGTTTTGTCGAGTACTTCTACAAATTATTCTGCAAATACAAATCAGTCGACCAACGGATTATTAATTCATACCACAGTAACAATCGGATATGATGTGCCTTGGAAAGACATTCATGCTGCTTTGATTGATGCTGCTGGAAAAACAGAAATGACAGAAAAAGAACCTAAACCGTTTGTGCTTCAAACCAGTTTGGACGATTTTTATGTATCGTATCAAATCAATGTGTATACCAAAGAGCCAACGAAACAGCCTAGGATTTATTCTTCGCTTCATCAGAATATTCAAGATTCTTTTAATGCTGCAGGTATCGAGATCATGTCGCCACATTACAGCGCTTTACGAGACGGAAACACCACGACGATTCCGCCAAATTATCTGAAAGAAGATTACGAAGCACCTTTCTTTAATATTAAAAACAAAGGTTAA
- the uvrA gene encoding excinuclease ABC subunit UvrA: protein MQIDLSKIDPKSNIIIKGAQVHNLKNVDVVIPRNKLVVITGLSGSGKSSLAFDTLYAEGQRRYVESLSSYARQFLGRLDKPKVEYIKGIAPAIAIEQKVNTTNARSTVGTSTEIYDYIKLLFARIGRTYSPISGQEVKKNTVTDVISDVKGLPLDSRWLLLAPIHLEEGRQLEDKLKVLLQQGFARILVDNEMIRLDEFSASDLHQFDNKDILLIIDRIVVKEEEEFYNRLADAVQTAFFEGKGICFLQELNGEKRFSYSNNFELDGITFLEPNVHLFSFNNPYGACPVCEGYGNIIGIDADLVVPNTALSIYESAIYPWRGESMSWYKDELVKHAYKFDFPIHKPYFQLTEEQKDLIWTGNQYFQGLNDFFRELEEKNYKIQNRVMLSRYRGKTKCHACKGKRLREEASYVKINGKTVSDLVDLPIKHLVTFFKNIELNQYEQQIAKRLMIEINNRLSFLSEVGLDYLTLNRNSATLSGGESQRINLATSLGSSLVGSMYILDEPSIGLHPKDSERLIKVLLSLRDLGNTVIVVEHDEDIMKAADMIIDIGPEAGTFGGKLVAQGTYDEILKSDSLTAKYLNGDLEISIPKRRRKFKNHIDIIGARENNLKNIDVTFPLDVLTVVTGVSGSGKSTLIKKILFPAVQKKLESAAEKAGQFTEISGSFSHIKHIEYVDQNPIGRSSRSNPVTYIKAYDDIRDLYAKEKLSKIRGYQAKHFSFNVDGGRCETCKGEGSINVEMVFMADVSLPCETCGGKRFKKEILEVTFDNQNINDILTMTIDDAIAFFEKNKQAKITQKLQPLQDVGLGYVQLGQSSSTLSGGEAQRIKLASFLVKGATKEKALFVFDEPTTGLHFHDIKKLLASFDALIEKGHSIIVIEHNLDLIKCADWILDLGPEGGENGGRLLASGTPEDILKVKESVTGVYLKDKL from the coding sequence ATGCAAATTGACCTTTCTAAAATAGATCCAAAATCAAATATTATAATTAAAGGAGCGCAAGTACATAATTTAAAAAATGTAGACGTTGTTATTCCGAGAAATAAACTGGTTGTTATTACAGGTCTTTCAGGATCAGGAAAATCGAGTTTAGCTTTTGATACTTTATATGCTGAAGGACAAAGACGTTATGTAGAAAGTCTGTCGTCTTATGCGCGTCAGTTTTTAGGCCGTTTAGACAAACCGAAAGTAGAATATATTAAAGGTATTGCTCCCGCAATTGCTATAGAGCAAAAAGTAAATACGACCAATGCCCGTTCTACTGTTGGAACTTCTACAGAAATATACGATTACATCAAACTTTTGTTTGCCAGAATTGGACGCACGTACTCTCCTATTTCTGGACAGGAAGTCAAAAAAAATACAGTTACAGATGTTATCTCTGATGTTAAGGGCCTTCCTCTTGACAGCAGATGGCTGTTGCTTGCTCCTATTCATCTTGAAGAAGGCAGACAGCTGGAAGACAAACTGAAAGTACTTTTACAGCAAGGTTTTGCTCGTATTTTGGTTGATAACGAAATGATTCGTCTGGATGAATTTTCTGCTTCAGATTTACATCAATTCGACAATAAAGACATACTTCTTATAATTGACCGTATTGTAGTTAAAGAGGAAGAAGAATTCTACAATCGTCTAGCCGACGCCGTTCAAACTGCATTTTTTGAAGGAAAAGGAATTTGTTTCCTTCAAGAATTAAATGGTGAAAAAAGATTTTCTTACTCTAATAATTTTGAGCTTGACGGAATAACTTTTCTAGAGCCAAATGTTCATTTATTCAGTTTCAACAATCCATACGGAGCATGTCCCGTTTGCGAGGGCTACGGAAATATAATTGGTATTGATGCCGACCTTGTGGTTCCAAACACTGCATTGTCTATTTATGAAAGTGCCATTTATCCTTGGCGTGGCGAAAGCATGAGCTGGTATAAAGATGAATTGGTAAAACATGCCTATAAATTTGATTTCCCAATTCACAAACCTTATTTCCAATTAACTGAAGAGCAAAAAGATTTAATCTGGACTGGAAATCAATATTTTCAAGGATTGAATGATTTCTTTAGAGAATTAGAAGAAAAAAATTATAAGATTCAAAACCGAGTAATGTTATCACGTTACCGCGGTAAAACCAAATGTCATGCTTGCAAAGGCAAACGCTTACGCGAAGAAGCGTCTTATGTAAAAATCAACGGAAAAACAGTTTCTGATTTGGTTGATTTACCAATTAAACATTTGGTTACATTCTTCAAAAACATCGAATTAAATCAATACGAACAGCAGATCGCTAAACGACTAATGATCGAAATCAATAATCGTTTGTCTTTTTTATCTGAAGTTGGTTTAGACTATCTTACCTTAAATAGAAATTCTGCCACTCTTTCTGGAGGTGAATCGCAGCGAATTAACTTGGCTACTTCTCTTGGTAGTAGTTTAGTAGGATCGATGTATATTCTAGATGAACCAAGTATTGGTCTGCATCCTAAAGATTCTGAAAGATTAATCAAAGTACTGCTTTCTCTTCGTGATCTTGGCAACACTGTAATTGTGGTTGAACATGATGAAGATATCATGAAAGCTGCCGATATGATTATTGACATTGGTCCTGAAGCTGGAACTTTTGGAGGAAAATTGGTTGCTCAAGGAACTTATGATGAAATTCTAAAGTCTGATTCTTTGACAGCGAAATATCTTAATGGAGACTTAGAAATTTCTATTCCAAAGAGAAGAAGAAAATTCAAAAACCATATAGATATTATAGGCGCGCGCGAAAACAACTTAAAAAATATTGATGTTACTTTTCCTTTAGATGTTCTAACTGTTGTAACGGGAGTATCTGGAAGTGGAAAAAGTACTTTAATTAAGAAAATTTTGTTTCCTGCCGTTCAGAAAAAACTAGAAAGCGCTGCTGAAAAAGCAGGGCAATTTACCGAGATTTCAGGATCTTTTTCTCACATTAAACATATTGAATATGTAGATCAAAATCCTATTGGAAGAAGCTCTAGATCAAATCCGGTTACCTATATCAAAGCTTATGATGATATTCGTGATTTGTATGCCAAAGAAAAACTGTCAAAAATAAGAGGTTATCAGGCCAAACACTTTTCTTTTAATGTTGATGGAGGCCGATGCGAAACTTGTAAAGGAGAAGGTTCTATCAATGTCGAAATGGTTTTCATGGCCGATGTTTCGCTTCCTTGTGAAACCTGCGGAGGAAAACGATTTAAAAAAGAGATTTTAGAAGTAACTTTTGACAATCAAAACATCAATGATATTCTTACAATGACCATTGACGATGCTATTGCTTTTTTCGAGAAAAACAAGCAAGCAAAAATCACTCAAAAATTACAGCCTTTGCAAGATGTTGGTTTAGGGTATGTTCAATTAGGGCAGTCTTCTTCTACTTTATCTGGCGGAGAGGCACAGCGTATTAAGTTGGCTTCTTTCCTTGTAAAAGGGGCAACAAAAGAAAAAGCCTTATTTGTTTTTGACGAACCTACAACTGGTCTTCACTTTCATGATATTAAAAAACTTTTGGCTTCGTTTGATGCTTTAATAGAAAAAGGACATTCGATAATTGTCATCGAACATAATCTAGATCTAATAAAATGTGCCGACTGGATCCTTGATTTAGGCCCTGAAGGCGGAGAAAACGGAGGACGTTTATTGGCGTCTGGAACTCCAGAAGACATTCTAAAAGTAAAAGAATCTGTAACGGGAGTTTATTTAAAAGATAAATTATAA